One window of the Thermasporomyces composti genome contains the following:
- a CDS encoding DUF3040 domain-containing protein, which produces MPLSDHEQRLLEQMERALAAEDPKLASALRGVDLRTRQRRRAVLGALVFLVGMVMMLGGAVVMTTGRNATGYIVVSVLGFVVMLVSAYYVATTLRHMPASGETSTVIPLRGRAGRPGAKGKPSGSFMQRMEERWRRRRESGF; this is translated from the coding sequence GTGCCTCTCTCCGACCACGAGCAGCGACTGCTCGAGCAGATGGAGCGGGCCCTTGCCGCCGAGGATCCCAAACTGGCCTCGGCGCTGCGAGGAGTCGACTTGCGCACCCGGCAACGCCGCAGGGCGGTCCTTGGTGCACTGGTGTTCCTTGTGGGCATGGTCATGATGCTCGGTGGCGCCGTCGTGATGACCACGGGACGGAATGCCACCGGCTACATCGTGGTCAGTGTCCTGGGCTTCGTCGTCATGCTGGTGTCCGCCTACTACGTGGCGACGACGCTGCGCCATATGCCCGCATCGGGCGAGACGTCCACGGTGATCCCGCTGCGTGGTCGTGCCGGCCGGCCCGGTGCGAAGGGCAAGCCGAGCGGTTCGTTCATGCAGCGGATGGAGGAGCGCTGGCGACGCAGACGGGAGTCCGGCTTCTAG
- a CDS encoding SAV_6107 family HEPN domain-containing protein — MSTRATSRYKAPLGPSVFTSLDRARASLTEAMLADSAADRYVAAHVAALRIAAAVLASRARPAGRRRPTSAWTLLARVAPELSEWAAFFAAGADKRAALEAGLGRVTDREADDLLRDAERFLVVVEQLLDVPHRPVLPQGSGVVDQPRTGPTGGPATAAAADPTPSRRPGAAA, encoded by the coding sequence ATGTCGACACGCGCCACGAGTCGATACAAGGCGCCGTTGGGACCGAGCGTCTTCACCTCACTCGACCGAGCTCGCGCCTCGCTCACCGAGGCGATGCTGGCGGACTCCGCCGCGGATCGGTACGTCGCCGCTCACGTCGCCGCGTTGCGGATCGCTGCCGCCGTGCTCGCCAGCCGCGCGCGTCCGGCTGGTCGTCGCCGCCCGACCAGCGCCTGGACGCTCCTCGCCCGGGTGGCGCCGGAACTCAGCGAGTGGGCGGCCTTCTTCGCCGCCGGTGCCGACAAGCGAGCGGCCCTGGAGGCAGGCCTCGGTCGTGTGACCGATCGCGAGGCGGACGATCTGCTTCGCGACGCGGAGCGGTTCTTGGTCGTGGTGGAGCAATTGCTCGACGTCCCGCATCGACCGGTGCTCCCACAGGGATCGGGTGTTGTCGACCAGCCGCGCACTGGACCGACCGGTGGACCGGCGACGGCGGCCGCTGCGGATCCCACGCCGTCGCGACGACCGGGCGCTGCCGCGTAG
- a CDS encoding methyltransferase domain-containing protein, translated as MIWRLVRAALEEQVEVAARSVLDVVDAGGGTGNLAVPIARLGHRVTVVDPSPDSLAALERRAEEAGVTDRVRAVQGDAADLPDVLQTTADLVLCHSVLEVVDDPGVALRALAGVLRPGGALSVVVANRYGLVLTKLLGGHIAEARTALTDPAGRWGVSDPVPRRFTAEQLRRAVEDAGLVVLAEHGVRVVTDLVPSRCADDPGGVDELLQLESLASEDPTFRALATQLHVLARRL; from the coding sequence GTGATCTGGCGCCTGGTACGAGCTGCCCTGGAAGAGCAGGTGGAGGTCGCGGCCCGATCCGTCCTCGACGTCGTCGACGCCGGTGGCGGCACGGGCAATCTCGCCGTACCGATCGCCCGATTGGGCCACCGCGTGACAGTCGTGGACCCCAGTCCGGACTCCCTCGCGGCCTTGGAACGGCGTGCGGAGGAGGCGGGTGTCACCGACCGTGTTCGAGCTGTGCAGGGCGACGCCGCCGACCTTCCGGACGTCCTCCAGACGACTGCCGACCTCGTGCTCTGCCACAGCGTCTTGGAGGTGGTCGACGATCCCGGTGTCGCTCTTCGTGCGTTGGCGGGTGTCTTGAGGCCGGGTGGTGCGCTGAGTGTCGTCGTCGCCAATCGCTACGGCCTGGTTCTCACCAAGCTGCTCGGCGGTCACATCGCCGAGGCTCGGACGGCGCTGACCGACCCGGCTGGCCGCTGGGGTGTGAGCGATCCGGTGCCCCGGCGGTTCACCGCTGAACAGCTGCGCCGAGCGGTCGAAGACGCCGGCCTGGTGGTGCTCGCCGAGCACGGGGTCCGCGTGGTCACCGACCTCGTCCCGAGCCGATGCGCGGACGATCCTGGCGGTGTCGACGAGTTGTTACAGCTGGAGTCCTTGGCGAGCGAGGATCCCACCTTCCGCGCTCTCGCGACCCAGCTTCACGTGCTGGCTCGGCGGCTCTGA